Genomic DNA from Brassica rapa cultivar Chiifu-401-42 chromosome A04, CAAS_Brap_v3.01, whole genome shotgun sequence:
ACATGTTAATAAAATACTAGTTTCTGGGTcaaactatttattttaaaatatattttcaaaactagTGACATGATAAAACAACTTTCTGCTTgttataataattcaaattatgTAGAGAAACTTTGGAGGATTACTGCAAGGAAATGGTGAAATTGTGCGAGAACTTGATGATGATATTATCGAGAAACTTAGGATTACAAGAAGATAGACTTCAAAATGCGTTTGGTGGTAAAGATGAAGCAGGAGGATGCTTGAGGGTTAATTACTACCCAAAATGCCCTCAGCCGGAGTTGACTCTAGGCCTCTCACCGCACTCTGATCCCGGAGGATTGACCATTCTATTGCCGGACGAACATGTCGCTGGCCTTCAGGTCCGTGGATCCGACGATGCTTGGATCACAGTTGAACCAGCTCCCCATGCTCTCATCGTTAACATTGGTGACCAAATTCAAGTGAGTATCTATGATGTTTATTTCATTATTACTTCTTTTATATAACATTGGTGACCAAATTCAAGTGAGTATCTATGGTTTGATTTCGTcttccttttttatttattttttgaacaaagATTTCGTCTTCCTTTTTTCCTTGAAGTTGTTAGTTTTTAACTTTTGATAAAGTACGTGCATGAATCTCTGTACTTCTTCTTTTCAGTCTTACTAAAGTTAATATAAAATTGATGGAACTGGTGAAGCCACGTCGTTGCCCATCAATTTAATTCAACATGTGCCTCTgtaatagaaaaagaaaaagtccagaaacaagaaaaaacaatttcaaCGACGTGTTCTGTGCTCACTAATATTCACATATTTCAAACGTGCCGAAACCAAAACGTCTACCAAGTCAAGCAGTATtgtccttaaaaaaaaaaaaaaaagtaaattagctaaatatactaacaaaggtgggatatcattgaatgggggaaaaatagtaatgttgggggaagaaaattggagggatatagggtatggagtgcaaatatgGGAAAAGtacaaattctcaaaaaaaaaatcgttaagTTTCAGTTTGACCCAtagtctctttctttctctctcttttttttttcttctgatcaAACTACCCATAATCTCTTTCTATAACCATGAATATGTACAATTCGTCTACATAGTTCCTATTTTCAAAAAACTCTGCCaataatttaaacatatatctatattattatttgaaaaatgaatttgcttatttgtcatattctctatgattttaattaatttgattactTGTCAtcttttccatgattttaggataagtcattagtttaattaatattatttttattttttattagatatatatatatatatatatatatatatatatatatatatatatatatatatatatatatatatattatcatgaTATCTAAGATAATTAATAaccattaaattatttaaaattttttttttaatatataattatcatgatatttatcatatttatttaataaattgatAATAACCATATCTACCGATAATATCTTCATtaattttatcttatatttagtttataattttagtgaCTAAAATCATAGCCAGTTTCTctgatttttatttgaaatattgatcaaatacatattattataaaatatctatatgAGTATAATAATTTATCTGAATAAATCgggttttttttggtttattcgatTTGATAGCTTAATATACAGAACCATAACTATATACTGTGGTTCGGTTTTAAATGGTTCGGTTTTACTGGATTGAACATCCTAAACTATCGTTATTTTGTTAATGtgttatatttgtgatttttataaTCTTTTCACTGCCACATGATTTCTTTTCAGTCCAAATATAATGTgtgtttaatttcaaatacaactttcttaatttaattattactattagaaaagattttgattcaaaatctacatcacataaataaaaataaaactttgaaacaaaagaacataatttaatacattgattactaatatgaatattgaaattttataatttataataattttaaatttatatctaatttaataattatatttcgTTAAAAAGAAACATTAGAATTAACAAAATGTtaggtatatatattaatccgCACAGGATGCGGGACATTAACTAGTAGatgagtatatatataacaaaagtaGCCTTAAAATGCtttcatttatataatttattcatcTCAAAGTATTGAATATGAAATGCAATAAAATTAATACATTTTGTTAGCTTAGTAACAAATGAAgatcagaatatatatatattacgaaGATAAACTATATCAAGAACCTTCTAAGTTTTGTGGAATCATAATCGTTTtaacataaattataataatattttacaatttgAGGACGATAAGAAATGtaacttattaattatttttaaaaattttttgaGAGAACAATTTCAAAACTGGTTatgaactttttttaaaaaaatgggtTTGACCATATCTCATAAtcgtttgtatttttataaataatgtgTTATTAATTTTGTTCAGACTTAGTAAATTGATAGTGTtgatagaaaaaatataaaaaaattaatgacaacaaacagaatttttttttacgatCACGACACGACCATGAGGTTATTTTGCAGGTGAATATTCAATATCTCGCTTTATTTGCATTGATATACTTATTAACATACGTTGAACTTTTTCTTACTGGTTAGATGCTAAGCAATTCAGTATTCAAAAGCATAGAGCACAGAGTGATTGTGAGCCCTGCAGAAGAGAGGTTGTCATTGGCATTTTTCTACAACCCAAAGGGTAATGTTCCGATCGAGCCACTGAAGGAACTAGTGACCGTAGATTCACCAGCTCTATACACCTCCACGACCTACGATCAATACCGTCAATTCATTCGTACGCAGGGTCCACGCAACAAATCTCATATCGACGAACTTAGATCCCCTCGATAGTGGAATGTGCTTGcacgaaaatatatataatgaattGATGTTTTTGTCTATATAATGAAGCGCGCTTCTTCTTTTTGTGTTAAATAATGAACTATTTATCGTATTGTTTTGTTATAAtgtttacattatattaaaaaactacATGTTTTAtcacaaaatgttttttttttctgataataATGAACTACGctcctctctttttttaatCATCCTCTTTAATCAATCTCGTAGTATTTGATTGATGATTGCGTTCTCATTGGTTAATTTCGTGGTCTTGTTCTAATAAATTAATTGTAGTCTAAGTGTTGGTATTGATTAGAAGTATATTTGCCGGTACGACCAGAATTTTGTTGACCACCTGCTGTTTGTGTGTACGAACAtctccaaaataaattttacaacTCTAAATATAGAATTTTTGCTCTCTAAAAAGAAATtccaaaactttaaatttgaaattttgaggaataaaacttcaaatatgaaatttCACAATTCAAAACTTTCatctatttatttgtattttgatCTTTACAATTACAAATCACATCTATAATTCTTAAATTAGATACAGACCCGCGCTATGCGCagattttgttttacaaaatcttcattaaaattattcaaattatattatacgATAcaaatttgttgttttttattttttgttatataatatgTGGATATATATTGGACATCTCTAGATGCAAGGAAGTATTTGTATTATTTGTCCATGATGGTTTTCagtaatttttgtttcatttgtAGATGATTTTACATATACTAGCATTGCCCCATGCCACGCATGTCGgatattttttctattatatatacTAGCATTTACCGTTATTCATTTTTAGCACCAGAAAAttgacatttttaaaaataaaaaccattaAGTGTTAAAAGACTCTTGTATCtttgttatctatatatatataataagtaactatttaaataaataaaaaataaaatgaaatatttcttttatgttttgaattaCACTTTtccaaatttgatttatttaacaaatttcttatttattatttttgttttcgaatttgttttttcaaaatttctttttgaaaatcgaaaattatgtttgaaactattttaaaaaaaattaagtatttatttatatatttattagaattctaaatttcacatttcaaaaactCTCTCTCACCCCTCAGCTCTAAACCCTAGGTCTAAATTAGTAATCCTAGgactataaatatattttaccttTCACTAAAGtaagggtaaaagtggttagtttaaacatgaaaaatggtacTATGAATATAGTATTTGTGGCAGTTTCTCGAAAATAAATCGCTCTCAAATAATATCTAGGAGATTATATAGAAAAATTTAATTGGTCAAGTGACTTGTGATTTAACATATAAaggataaatatttttttattaacttaacTTAAGTTGactggttacaaaaaaaataagttaatgaaaaatttaagttatttttataacACAAAAAATTTAAGTTACTAGACCTTTGGTTTTAgtagtttttggttttaaattttagttttttgattgttatgtcggtctttttatttttattttttattttgattttgagttttttttagtttttcatttttggatttttttgttggttttatttttctttaatttctagtttgaaaaaaataactgataatttatttaatataacacaACAAAAACaccaataaaatatttagaagtTAAGTTATCAAAATTGtgattgttatttaaaaataaaagatacatTAACTTGTTTgttgtaaaatttattattttttaaaaagttacacTACACTAAACTATAAATCATTAAATGTCTATACATTATAcacaataaaattttgaaaactaattataaatttattttcataattttgtaAACTTGAATGACAATCTACCTTTAAAAAAACTGatataatatattgtattaataaaacatttatgtttatttatttattttgttgttgttttatgtgtctaaaaattatttaagtaattaataattatttttgtagaaATTAATAAGTGACTTTTTATTActagtaatatatataagtaactaaatttattttacagaactaaaacaaattatttCACATTATTGTTAAAATGATATCTTCTATACAGAAATTACTACGAGATGTTCTTATATCTATTAATTAATTAGAATGTAGTAATTTCTTCCCAAAAAAACTCTATGTGAGttcttatatttatttatcaattaaatttattttcattaaaaatctacaaaaagttggggtttttttttcattaattgatcaaattttttgttttgattggtGACCTTAGACCACCATTATCCCTGATCCTTAAGGGGGTTTTTAAGTTAAATAAgtgatttaattaaatgaaaacaaaagaaaagagataTAACCGATCCTTAAATAGGTATTTTGGTGATCGATTATTAGAGGGGTTATACACCCACGTGTCAGCAAACAAGCggaacttttttttcttctattttctattttcttttctttctctcctcTTCTCTCGTGTTCTCTCATCTTCTCTTCGTGGAGACGACGATTGCTTTGACAATCATCCGATTTACCCTTCGCCGTCGGTACGGATTCGAGCGGTGAGCTGTTTAGCGAAGCGAACTGGGCTTCGGATGTGAGTAAGGCACGGAGATCGCGGCAAGAGCGACGGGATTCCGGCGGAGAGAAGGAGGCTTCCGGGGTTGGGGTAGACCTGATGGGGAACAAATCTGGATACGGAAGTGAGCCTGCGTACAGAGGAGATGTTGAGTTTGGTTATGGTGATGAGtacgatgatgaagaagaagacgtgAAGCTATTGTTTTGGGGAGGTAAAAGCTATAGATTCTTCTTACTTTCAGATTGTTTAGGGAGGCGGTTAGGTCCAAGTTTTCTTGGTAGAGTAGATGATTCAGAGGTGTGTGGTTTGCTTCCTTTAATCTGTTTTTCTTTTCGGTATCTTAAataatagtgttttttttttaattcatgttTCTCTTTGTTGCAGAGACTAGCTAGAGACTTTTATACAATTCTAAACGAAGTAAGCTTGTTATGCTATGTTCTTGCTAATTTTATGAATGATTTTGCTATATGGCAAGGTATGGAGTATGGAATGAATGAGGATAGCTTAAGAGAAGCTTTCAGAAAATACGGTGATGTCGTTGAAAGTAAAAACACTGGTCGAGGGGGTTTGGGTTTGTTACATTCACCTCTGCCGAGGCGGCCTCTAGTGCTATCCAAGACTATGGAATCAGACGAGTTCAAGGCTTCCTCTAAGCTAGAGACAGTCACTTTCTCCGAGATGAAACAAGAAGAAATTGAGGCTTTAGTTGAGTTCATGTACTGCGTTGTTGGCTCTATTAGTCTTGAAAGTCTCAAGAAACACGTAGGATAACTCCACTACTCTTAACTTGATTCTATTTTCATTCTTATCTCTTGTTGTTTTGTGTCACGGACAAAAGCTCAGTGTAATGTGGTCAGTGTAATGTGGTCATTGTAATGTTGTCTTGTTATTTTGTGTCACGGAGCTCATTGTAATGAAAAAATACTATCTTGTAATGTGTCACAAACTTGTATAAATAAGCTTTTGTTCTTTCTTCTCATTCTCATgttcttctttctttattttcaagTTCCTTCTCCTTCAAGTTCTTTATAACTTGAAGCTCTTTCAATTTTCAAGTTCCTTCTCTACCATACAACACGAGCAAAACATTTTGATTAAAACAAGTTCATGTTCTATCCTCTCACCAAACAAAACGAGCAAACACATTTTGATCAAAACAAGTTCATTTTCTCACCTTCTCTTGATCAcaaattttattcacaaaacaatcaaaaacaatttttatatgGCATCTTCTtctaatgaatatttttttttaagaaccttTAATTAAGAAACTTCCTATAAacctcaaaatctatgggtttcttaactaaatttcttagttaacttttattattaaaCAAATCATTAAGAAACCCAAATGAGGTTATAGGGTTAATGATGCTCTTATGAACtgaaaaatgaacaaaaataatgaaaaatcaTTTGAAGTAttgaataaaaatgtatatgaaTTTCTATTCAATCTATTCCTCATCAAAATTGGAGGATGGTTTTCATCTTCATAGATATTTTTTCTTCATAACTAAATTAGTGGAATAGATTGGGATccatatgtttttattttgtcaagAAATCAACAAAACTGGTATAAAATTTGAAGAACTAAAAATTCACCATTATTTTTCCTAAAATATGGTTATCAATTAAAGCCAAAATAAGTTTTCCTAAAAATCTTGATTGACAAATAAAgtgattttaaagaaaaaaatctaaatttaaatCTTATTGTGTTTTTCTAAAATCAAAATCCATTTTAATATCTGCAAATAATCAACACCAGTCCAGTCTGGTAGTTTACCAGTGctcttatctccataatatcctaatttttattcttctttctgATGGAACCCGAATATTCCTTGGAAATTATGACCAAAGAACACATCGGTATGATATCTGTCTTGTTCGAAACTGAAGCTTGTTTGATATTTATTTCCTCTTGTTTAACAATCTAGATCGGGATGAATGATAACAGTAATTTTTTCGATTGTtttgtctctctctttctatatATTGTTTGTTCTTATAACTTTTCTGAAACACTGGCAGTGGCTAATATTGGAGTCTTCTGGAACATGGATGACAGTCCCATCCCTGACGGTCTCGATCCTACTTCTGTTAAGGAGTTCATCGAAGGGGCTTTTGAAGATATGGGCTATCTTGGTAGACTTATTAAAGTTAGGGCTTATTGTGAGGATAGGTCAAAACTTATTTCTTACTGTGATGCTGCCGGAATCGTTTTACAAAACCGAGGTGAattacatttgtttttttttctggcgTAGTGTATGTATATCTTCGTCTAAATctcttttgatatatatatatagtgtccAAAGTTGGATATGCTGAAGTTGACTATATGTTGGTGGACATTCTTACGTGGGGACAGTACAACGAGGCACCCTCAAACTTGATGGTAATCTCGAAAAACATCTCAGAAGGAACGGAGCTATTTGGTGTACTTGAAGATTTGAAATTGTTGAATTACAATATTCTTGTTTCATCTCTTGGGAAAGACGCACCAGCAGACTTAGTTTGTTTGTCCACATACCTATTTGGTGGAGGAAAGCCTGTCGACCAAAGCATAAGCTCACATGGTGTCTCCAAAAAGCTGGCAAATGGTAAACTAGTTGATCTTGTttgcctcttttttttttcttgatgatATTTGTGATTTGATTTTGCGTTCTCTTTTGGCAGTGGCTAAAACAGGCGTCTTCTGGAACTTGGACGACTGTGAAATCCCTGATGATATTGATATCTATCAGAAAGTCAAATCAGCTCTTGCAAATCAAGGTTGCCATGGTCAAATGTCAATCTGGGCTTATTGTGAGGAGGACAAGGAGCCCCTCCCTGGTATCACCCTTGTATCCGTAGGTGAGTTTCCTCTAGGTCCTTtggtatataaaaatagagCAATCGACTACATATgtcttttgtttcatttatatatGTACATTTGTCCCTTGTATGTGAATTTAGGCGATGAAACTGCGAGATTCAAGAAAATGCTTAGGGACATTCTTTTCTGGGCGTTGCAAAATCCTGTCCCCTATCCGAGAACAACAGTACCCAGCTTAATGGTaatctcaaacatctcaaggaaCATTGAATTTGCCCATGTTCTTCAACGATTGTCTTCGAGAGGTTACAATGTGCTCCTTACGGTTCCTGATGAGAAAGAATATATATGCTCCGTATGGCTCTATCCAAGCCTAATAGAAAGCCGAACAAAATTTCCCATTTGTACAAGATCGGACAAGAGCTTGCATGGTAAGATCTTATCTCCCTCCCTCTTGTTTACTTTTCTAGACTTCGTATTGTAATTTGTTTATGTGTTCTGTGTGTTTGTGAAACTTCGCAGATATCAAAACAGGCATCTTTTGGAACATTACGGGCTGCACATTCCCAAATGATGATATTCATCTCGATGAACTAAATCAGAATTTCAAATTAGCTATTGAAAATCAGGGCCATCATGGTGAAGTGTCAATCAAAGCTTATTGGCACGGGAGTAGTGGCTTATACCATTGGCTCCACGGAACCATCACCTTACAAAACAGAggtagtttttgaaaaaaaaaaaagaaaatctaaaTCACTCACTCGTTTCGTTGCTTTATATTTGGCAATGTCTATGTATGTATGTAacaaatgtgttttttttcgTTGATATAGTGTCAGGTGATCCTGGTATGAAACATAATACAATGTTTTTGGACATCCTGCACCATCAAATTTGATGGTAATCTCCAATACAATCTCAGAAGAAACGGAGCTCTCAAGTCTTCTTCAAGATTTGGAATCAAAAGGCTACAATATTTTTGTTGCACACGCTGAAGAAGCTGCTTCACCAGTGATACCTCCTGCATGCTTGGAATGGCGTTTGGATACCCTATTAGCTGGAGGGAACCCTATCAACCGTACCAACTACTCACGAGATGTCCTCAATATGATTCAGAATGATCTCTCTTTTCGGAGGAAGGGCTGCCATGGTAAACTAGTCGTTTTAGTTCATATATATCTCatagttatttattttgtggATTATTAATCTAATCAATTGTTTTTGCGTGCTACTTTTTGTGAAAGCTTGTAGAGGCTAATACAGCCGTCTTCTGGGACATCGAGGACTGCCCAATACCTGGTGGTATGGATCCTCTTACGTTTCTTCAGAATATCAAATTAGCTCTTGTGAATCATGGTTGTCATGGTAACGTGTCAATTATGGCTTATTGTGACAAGAATAGGAGCCTTGATGACTTCTCCCTCAGTGATACCTCACCCATCACCTTGGTACCCACAGGTGAATATTCCTTCACTTCTTTAACACCGttgtcttttgtttatttttatatgtatgtAATCTAAAGATCTATGTTTATTATATATGGTTTCAGGCAATAAAGATGCGAGGATTAAGAAAATGTTTACGGATATTTTTTATTGGGCACTGGAAAATCCCCAAACATCAAGTGTGATGGTGGTGATCACAAAAAACTTCCCATGGCACGTTTCAGATCTTCTTTGTGATGCTTTTGAGTCAAGAAATTACAATCTTCTCTTAGCAGATCCTTATGCAGTCGGATATGTAGACTCTGTATGGCTTTCGACAAGCTTATTTGGTGGAGGCAACCCTATCGACCTAAAGGAAAGAAAGAATCATAGGTCGCCCATAATGCTTTCATCATTCTGATCATGCCTGCCTTTGAGGAATTGCTTATGTGGGTAGTGGAAGGTTTACACCAAGGGAGACTGTGCATAGCTGATCATGCATGGTTCGACCATAATGCTTTTATCAgtctcacattttttttcttttgaactaATCTGAGTCAGTCTCACTTTGCTTTATGTCAAAAAATCTTTTGAGTTTGTGTATGGACATTGACGTGACATCTAATCAagttatatatactatatatatagtggATACGGTCAGCTTTTCCTATCGGTTATTCTTTTTATCCACTATTAGCAAAACATACTTTCATTTGCGCCTTACATTAGAAGTCGAATCATTATTTCGAAGAATGATCAAACATAATATGTACTTCATTTTAATTGTTGTTATAGGTTTATGCAcacgagttaaaaaaaaatatgattttgtatatttctaAAACAAAAACGCAATTACTTATATACCTAACTAtttttcaaccaatagaaaaataaaatagaaaatcttattaaaaaaaattgcattgaaACTTTTAAAAAACACTTATGTACTTCATTTTAATTGTTGTTCTAGGTTTATGCacacaaatttttaaaaaaacatatgattttgtatatttctaaaacaaaaacgcaattacctatacacctaactatttttcaaccaatagaaaaataaaatagaaaatcttattaaaatttTTTGCATTGAAACTTTAAAAAACACTTATTTTGAAATGAAATTTTTTCTCTGCAACGAGAATTAAATTGAAACAGATGGAGTAAGAAACAAGGCTACTGCATCGGGCACCAAATATATTATGAATTACAATAAGCTAAGGTCGAAGacatgtatattttaaaagaaatctGTGAAGAAAAGGATAAATGCTTATAAGAGTGTGAGAAATTCCCTATAATagttttttaaagtatttttcacaaaaatagcttttaatgaaaaaaatgactaaaataaattttattaaaaagtaaaaatagtaaaaaagtACTTTTACCATAGACtcaactaatctagacttaggatttagagttaaagAGTGAAGTTTTGGATAtatggtttcaaattttaaaaagtaaaaaataaatattaaaaattttaaaataaaaaagtgattttagtcttttttttttttttgggagctATTTTGGTgacagatttttttaaaatgtctaTACGAGAGAATTATCATCTGAATGAtgtaactattaaaaaaaaaaggttatattAAACCAAAAGTCGTGGATTTGGTAGTATAGAGGTATGTgctttcaaaaagaaaagagagaaccGTTTCAAGTTATTATAACCAAACCAAATAACTTATTTCGGTTATATTCGGTTTAAGTTTATTATGTTCCCATTCCTCGTGGCTTTATCCGTTTTCGAAAACTATCACCGGCGACTATGAACCGCTTCGTCGTCGTTTCAGCTGCCGTCTTCCTCCTCATCTCCCTCGCGTATCTTCCCCTCCTCAACCAACTCTGTAATAATCACTTCTATTAAACAATTTGACTTCGGTTACGAAAGTTCTCAACTTTGATTCTTGTTCGCAGATTGGTCAACGCTGACATCTCTCATACCACCGGTTAGGGTCGTTGCGGATTTGGTAGTCACGAATGGAACAATCTTCACCAGCGACAAATCTTTACCCTTTGCTGATTCCATGGCCATTCGCAACGGCAGGATTCTCAAAGTCGGAAGCTTTACCACTCTCAAGGTTTTTTATCACTCTGTTTTCTTTTAGACTCTCTTCTTTAGTGTTCAATGTGTCTTATTGATTTGGTGAAAGACAGGATTTTGTAGGAGATGGGACTGTGGGGGTGAATCTGGAAGGGAAGGTTGTAGTGCCTGGACTTATTGATTCACATGT
This window encodes:
- the LOC103863127 gene encoding probable 2-oxoglutarate-dependent dioxygenase JRG21 — encoded protein: MNIFQDWPEPIVRVQSLSESNLQAIPNRYVKPLSQRPNLLSENYHTKNNPHTAAIPIIDLGGIYTNDITLQAKTLDEISKACREWGFFQVVNHGMSPQLMERAKEIWREFFHLPMELKNMHANSPKTYEGYGSRLGVEKGAILDWSDYYYLHYQPLSLKDYTKWPSLPLHCRETLEDYCKEMVKLCENLMMILSRNLGLQEDRLQNAFGGKDEAGGCLRVNYYPKCPQPELTLGLSPHSDPGGLTILLPDEHVAGLQVRGSDDAWITVEPAPHALIVNIGDQIQMLSNSVFKSIEHRVIVSPAEERLSLAFFYNPKGNVPIEPLKELVTVDSPALYTSTTYDQYRQFIRTQGPRNKSHIDELRSPR
- the LOC103863131 gene encoding putative BTB/POZ domain-containing protein At2g40450, which encodes MGNKSGYGSEPAYRGDVEFGYGDEYDDEEEDVKLLFWGGMEYGMNEDSLREAFRKYGDVVESKNTGRGGLGLLHSPLPRRPLVLSKTMESDEFKASSKLETVTFSEMKQEEIEALVEFMYCVVGSISLESLKKHVG
- the LOC103863350 gene encoding uncharacterized protein LOC103863350 isoform X1; this translates as MVISNTISEETELSSLLQDLESKGYNIFVAHAEEAASPVIPPACLEWRLDTLLAGGNPINRTNYSRDVLNMIQNDLSFRRKGCHEANTAVFWDIEDCPIPGGMDPLTFLQNIKLALVNHGCHGNVSIMAYCDKNRSLDDFSLSDTSPITLVPTGNKDARIKKMFTDIFYWALENPQTSSVMVVITKNFPWHVSDLLCDAFESRNYNLLLADPYAVGYVDSVWLSTSLFGGGNPIDLKERKNHRSPIMLSSF
- the LOC103863350 gene encoding uncharacterized protein LOC103863350 isoform X3; protein product: MVISNTISEETELSSLLQDLESKGYNIFVAHAEEAASPVIPPACLEWRLDTLLAGGNPINRTNYSRDVLNMIQNDLSFRRKGCHEANTAVFWDIEDCPIPGGALMTSPSVIPHPSPWYPQAIKMRGLRKCLRIFFIGHWKIPKHQV
- the LOC103863350 gene encoding uncharacterized protein LOC103863350 isoform X2, which codes for MISLFGGRAAMLVEANTAVFWDIEDCPIPGGMDPLTFLQNIKLALVNHGCHGNVSIMAYCDKNRSLDDFSLSDTSPITLVPTGNKDARIKKMFTDIFYWALENPQTSSVMVVITKNFPWHVSDLLCDAFESRNYNLLLADPYAVGYVDSVWLSTSLFGGGNPIDLKERKNHRSPIMLSSF